In the Bacillota bacterium genome, CTCTGTCTGACAAGCTCAAAGAGATTGCCCGCGAACTATTTCCCCATCATGGCAAAAACAGGACCCTTTATCAGGACCTGGGGACCAAAATGCGGGAGATAGATCCGGAAGTCTGGATTAGATACCTTCACCGCAAGATTGAAAACGAAGCTCTTCCCGATGTTGTGGTTGAGGACATCAGGTATAGGAACGAATTCGAGTTTTTTGCCGGCCAGGGCTTTGTGCCGGTACGCTTGAACTGCAATTATGAGACCAGATTGGCCAGGCTTAAAAAGCGTGACGGCAAGGTGGATTTGGAGCGGCTTAACCATATCTCTGAAACTGAACTCGACCATTTGACGGTACTAGAAATTGACAATAACGGGGAACTCCAGGATCTCTATCGCCAGATTGACACCTGGATGGGGCATTTCCACAACATGGTTCAAACAGTAAAGATACC is a window encoding:
- a CDS encoding AAA family ATPase is translated as MRIMLLGKAGAGKSTTAEYLVKKYSFERYALSDKLKEIARELFPHHGKNRTLYQDLGTKMREIDPEVWIRYLHRKIENEALPDVVVEDIRYRNEFEFFAGQGFVPVRLNCNYETRLARLKKRDGKVDLERLNHISETELDHLTVLEIDNNGELQDLYRQIDTWMGHFHNMVQTVKIPFKHSRVKHGGR